A section of the Neorhizobium galegae bv. orientalis str. HAMBI 540 genome encodes:
- the hdaA gene encoding DnaA regulatory inactivator HdaA: MTETSERERRRQEQLPLQFTHDAARTRDDLLVSGRLAAAVAIVDEWPAWPSPVVVLAGPVGSGKSHLAHIWREKAGAAEIHPVAGSNAAAIAAAGPVLFEDAERRGFDETELFHVINSVRENGHSLLMTSRLWPVSWGVTLPDLKSRLKAATVVEIGEPDEDLLAQVIVKLFADRQLYIDDKLVGYIVNRMERSLGAAQTIVERLDRLALARGTKITRPLAAEVLNDFGNSGTGAGADD, translated from the coding sequence ATGACCGAGACCAGCGAGCGCGAGCGGCGCAGACAAGAGCAGCTGCCGCTGCAATTCACTCATGATGCGGCGAGAACCCGGGACGACCTCCTGGTGTCCGGACGCCTGGCTGCGGCCGTGGCGATCGTCGACGAATGGCCGGCCTGGCCGTCGCCGGTCGTCGTGCTGGCCGGCCCGGTAGGGTCGGGAAAGTCGCACCTGGCGCATATCTGGCGGGAAAAGGCGGGGGCGGCCGAGATCCATCCCGTCGCCGGCTCGAATGCCGCGGCGATTGCTGCAGCGGGTCCCGTCCTGTTCGAGGATGCCGAACGCCGCGGATTCGACGAGACTGAACTCTTCCACGTCATCAACAGCGTGCGCGAGAACGGCCATAGCCTGCTGATGACCTCGCGCCTGTGGCCGGTCTCCTGGGGCGTCACCCTGCCGGACCTCAAATCCCGGCTGAAGGCGGCGACCGTCGTGGAAATCGGCGAGCCGGATGAAGACCTGCTGGCCCAGGTGATCGTCAAGCTGTTCGCCGACCGCCAGCTTTATATCGACGACAAACTGGTGGGCTACATCGTCAACCGCATGGAGCGGTCGCTCGGTGCGGCGCAGACGATCGTCGAGCGGCTGGACCGCCTGGCGCTGGCACGCGGCACGAAGATAACGCGTCCGCTGGCTGCGGAAGTGCTGAACGATTTTGGGAATTCCGGGACCGGTGCCGGCGCTGACGATTGA